One part of the Hydra vulgaris chromosome 01, alternate assembly HydraT2T_AEP genome encodes these proteins:
- the LOC136075146 gene encoding uncharacterized protein LOC136075146 produces MAEEKAVAEEKFKSRKRARHWDDEETKILISKWSEDNIQEKLKSCTRKGKIWEEILLFLQASGYEDRDKEMCKTRIHTLTSAYRNYIDNKRNTSGTGPSKKPSCFDEIDKVLSDKPTTLPTFLKSSSGMNVIIEKTAEVNNFNNCVNELVNCEHIDIETTPSSSKSEELVKKDNSFYFKKSKKKKSRSEVMFEQLNATVNKFMTSQADIDHKILESILENHKQEESCVILKVRQVEDLYFIEIELSLADLTLEKLTCTIKEEFSVQDNASLLITKLPNVLIRNDKDVKRLKSGTEIEFLIMIKKM; encoded by the exons ATGGCGGAGGAAAAAGCTGTTGctgaagaaaaatttaaatctagaaaGAGAGCTAGACATTGGGATGATGAGgaaacaaaaatactaattagtAAATGGTCAGAAGATAATATCCAAGAAAAGTTGAAGTCATGCACAag aAAAGGAAAAATTTGGGAGGAAATTTTGCTATTCTTGCAAGCTTCTGGATATGAAGACAGAGATAAAGAGATGTGTAAAACAAGAATTCACACATTGACAAGTGCATATCGcaattatattgataataaacgAAATACAAGTGGGACTGGTCCTTCCAAAAAACCATCCTGCTTTGATGAAATTGATAAGGTTCTTAGTGACAAACCAACCACATTaccaacttttttgaaaagttcCTCAGGCAtgaatgttattattgaaaaaactgcagaagtgaataattttaataattgtgtTAATGAGTTAGTAAACTGTGAACATATAGACATTGAAACTACTCCGTCAAGTTCTAAATCTGAAGAGTtggtaaaaaaagataatagtttttactttaaaaaatccaaaaagaaaaaatcaagaagTGAGGTAATGTTTGAACAATTAAATGCCactgttaataaatttatgaccTCTCAGGCTGATattgatcataaaattttagaaagtatTTTAGAAAACCACAAACAAGAAGAATCATGTGTTATATTAAAAGTTCGTCAAGTtgaagatttatattttattgaaatagaaCTTTCATTGGCAGATTTGACACTAGAAAAACTTACTTGCACAATAAAAGAGGAATTTTCAGTTCAAGATAATGCATCTTTATTGATTACCAAGTTACCAAATGTACTTATCCGAAATGATAAGGATGTTAAACGTCTTAAAAGTGGGACTGAGATAGAGtttttaattatgattaaaaaaatgtga
- the LOC136075145 gene encoding putative nuclease HARBI1 yields MALSKKNLISKLRVLLYISRKKRRLQLQHILINCITAYNFAVYRKIWTKPRSQSFWYETMVNCWNEDDWIKNIRMSKAAFNYLCKEVSPFMPIQGTNFRKSLPLEMKLAVTLYFLSGSADYRTIANLFGLGKSTVCTIVHRICKHFVDNLMKKYISLPSREETMEIIVSFEKLYGFPQVVGAVDGCHIRIKAPHKNSEDYINRKEYHSIILQGLVDSKYLFRDIFVGWTGKSHDSRVFKNSPLYKECLARTFLPTNLSKIIDNIEIGPLILGDSAYPLKNWLMKPYSDRGNLSIEEAKFNVSLSKCRVVVENGFGRLKGRFQCLLKRLDTTVEHTVNIVTTCCILHNFCTLTKQKYLNEWIEQTEIDLVNPILNHSCIELDNKAEFIRNSIKKHYFTTV; encoded by the coding sequence ATGGCGCTCTCAAAGAAAAACTTGATCTCGAAGTTACGAGTATTATTGTACATATCAAGGAAAAAAAGAAGACTGCAATTGCAGCACATACTGATAAACTGTATTACTGCTTATAATTTTGCGGTTTACAGAAAAATTTGGACTAAACCTCGCAGTCAAAGCTTTTGGTACGAAACAATGGTAAACTGTTGGAACGAAGATGATTGGATAAAAAACATAAGAATGTCTAAAGCAGCCTTTAATTATCTGTGCAAGGAAGTTTCACCTTTTATGCCTATACAAGGCACTAACTTTCGTAAATCTTTGCCTTTAGAAATGAAGTTAGCTGTGacactttactttttaagtgGATCTGCAGATTACCGAACAATAGCCAATTTATTTGGCTTAGGAAAATCAACTGTTTGTACAATAGTTCACagaatttgtaaacattttgttGATAACTTAATGAAGAAATACATTTCCTTACCCTCAAGGGAAGAAACAATGGAGATTATagtaagttttgaaaaattatatggTTTTCCACAAGTAGTTGGAGCAGTTGATGGATGTCACATAAGAATAAAGGCTCCTCATAAAAATTCAGAGGACTATATAAACAGAAAAGAATATCACTCCATTATTTTACAGGGATTGGTAGACAGCAAGTATTTATTTAGAGATATTTTTGTAGGGTGGACTGGCAAATCACACGATTCaagggtttttaaaaattctcccTTATATAAAGAGTGTCTGGCTAGAACCTTTTTACCtacaaacttatctaaaataattgataatattgaaattggTCCTCTTATCCTTGGCGATTCAGCATATCCCCTTAAAAATTGGCTTATGAAACCTTACTCAGATCGTGGAAATCTTAGTATAGAAGAAGCAAAGTTTAACGTTTCTCTTAGTAAATGTCGTGTGGTGGTGGAGAATGGATTCGGAAGATTAAAAGGTCGATTTCAATGTCTTTTAAAGAGATTAGATACAACAGTTGAACACACAGTCAATATTGTTACAACATGTTGTATACTACATAACTTCTGTACTTTGACAaagcaaaagtatttaaatgaaTGGATTGAACAAACAGAAATTGACTTAGTAAACCCTATATTAAACCACAGTTGCATTGAACTTGACAATAAAGCTGAGTTTATTAGAAAttccataaaaaaacattattttacaacTGTTTAg
- the LOC136074160 gene encoding uncharacterized protein LOC136074160: MLSSTRTGQFSFFTIFLVLYVILDKATTELLNLGLKFVPLQRKILYMDIITNVEMCTLRLEKQGKSKQAESLKRNCSKILTNSFKLRLKDNLTKQQRISIRKLKMTKDIRIYSFDKGTGFALLYEINACLKLEEKIKNTRIIDHDPHLLPYFKNNCVN; this comes from the coding sequence ATGCTCAGTAGCACCAGAACTGGCCAATTTtccttttttactatttttctggTGCTCTATGTTATTTTGGATAAAGCAACAACTGAATTACTTAATCTAGGTCTAAAGTTTGTGCCATTACAGAGGAAAATCCTTTATATGGACATTATAACAAATGTTGAAATGTGCACTTTGCGACTTGAAAAACAGGGTAAATCAAAACAGGCAGAATCTCTAAAACGAAACTGTtctaaaattttgacaaattcGTTCAAACTaagattaaaagataatttaactaAACAACAACGTATatctataagaaaattaaagatGACTAAGGATATTAGAATTTATTCCTTTGATAAAGGCACAGGTTTTGCATTACTATACGAAATCAATGCATGTcttaaattagaagaaaaaattaaaaataccagaATTATTGATCATGACCCACACTTACTAccatatttcaaaaacaattgtGTAAATTAA